The Glycine soja cultivar W05 chromosome 9, ASM419377v2, whole genome shotgun sequence sequence TCCTAAGGAACTGGCCTCTCACCGCGAGAAGAGGCTATGCTTCTTGTGTGACGAGAAGTTTCACCGCGGGCACAGGTGCACCCCTAGGGTTCACCTTCTCATTACTGAAGAGGACGACCCAGGCGACCCTTCCCTTATAGACTCGGGCGACCCAGCCCCGTACCCAGCTGATGGGCCTGACCTGCTTGCGGCCCAAATTAGCTTACACTCGCTAACGAGCCTTATGGCCCCTGAGACGTTGAGACTCATTGGTACCATTGTCGGCTATGCGATTCTTGTCCTGATTGACAATGGCTCAACCCACAACTTCATTCAGCAAGCTTTGGCACATCATGGTTGGCAATGGCCAACACCTGGATTGCACCTCTTTTTGTGAGGCTGTCCCCATTGACCTGCAGACCACGTCATTCACAGTGGACCTCTACATTTTGCCAATTGTCGGAGTTAATATTGTTCTCAAAGTACAGTGGCTTCAATCCCTCGGTCCTATTCTAATAGATTACAATACTCTTCGCATGCAATTTTTTCATAAGGGCCAACTGATCGAGCTCCGGGGTGATTACTTGGCCAATTCCGGCTAGCTCTCATCTCCACAATTTCTTCTTCTGTGTCGCAAACAAAATGATGGCCTTTGCTTTCATATCTCTGTCATCTCCGACACCGCCCCACCTTCGCCTTCGCCAGTTCCCCCTGCAATTCAAGAGGTCCTAACGCGGTTCGATATCCTATTTCAGCCCCCACATACCTTGCCACCAGCACGTGACACAGACCATCATATTCATTTGCTACCGCAATCCACACCGGTTAATGTGCGCCCATACCGGTACCCACATTACCAGAAGCGTGAAATTGAAGACCAAGTTGATTCAATGTTACAACAGGGTCTCATTCAGCCAAGCACGAGCCCTTTTTCATCTCCGATGCTGTTGGTCAAGAAGCACAATGGCACTTGGAGGTTCTGTGTCGATTATCGTGCGCTAAATACCTTGAAGTTGAAGGATAGATTCCCCATCCCCACCATCGACGAGTTATTGGATGAATTGGGAGGAGCAAGGTGTTTTTCGAAGCTCGATCTTCTTCAggggtatcatcaaatcaaGATGCACCCCACAGATGTTCCGAAGACAATATTCAGAAGCCACCATGGCCATTACAAGTTCAAAGTAATGCCATTTGGGCTCTGCAATGCCCCGTGCTCGTTCCAGGCGACCATGAATTATATCTTTCAGCCCTATCTTCGTCAATTCAtcgtagtatttttttatgacatcCTCATGTATAGTGGATCACTCGAGGATCATGCTCATTATCTTCAGACTACTTTCGAGGTGCTTCTCCAGAACCAATTTGTACTGAAACTTTCTAAATGTTTGTTTGCTGCTTCTCAGGTCGAGTACCTTGGTCATATGGTTTCTTCCAGAGGAGTAGAACCTGTCGCTTCCAAAATCGATGCAATTTGTTAATGGCCACCACCTCGCTCTGTTAAAGCTTTACGAAGCTTTCTGGGATTAGCGGGGTTCTATCGCCGTTTCATTAGGAGCTATGCAATAATAGCCGCACCTCTGGTCCGACTCACCACCACTGATTCATTTCAATGGGCTCCTGAAGCCCAGTTAGCGTTTGATTCCCTGAAACAGGCCCTATCATTTGCCCTTGTGCTTGCTTTGCCAAACTTCGAGCTCCCTTTCACTGTGGAAACAAATGCGTTGGGTGTTGGCATGGGAGTTGTTCTTTCACAGTAGGGCCACCCCATCGCCTTCTTCAGCAAGGCTTTCACCCCTAAGCTCCTACGATCCTCGACATATGTCCGTGAACTATTCGCCATCATGTCGGCAGTGAAGAAGTGGCGCCAATATCTCCTTGGCCACCACTTCACTATTATTACAGACCATCGTAGCTTGAAGGAATTAGTGAATCAGGTGATCCAAACACCCGAACAGCACATGTATCTCACGCGTTTAATAGGTTTCGACTACACGATTCAATATCGTTTTGGCAATCGCAATCAGGCTGCAGATGCCTTGTCTCGCTTACCGGAACAGGACCACGTGACTCTCATGGTTCTCTCTGTGCTATGTCTGACATTTCTCGATGAACTTCGTGCTCAGATTGTCGGAAACGCAGAGTATCAATCGTTACTTCAAAAAATTTAGTCCCACCCAGAGGATCATCAGGATTACTCTGTGGCACATAATCTGATCCTGTTCAAGGGCCGCCTCTAGTTTCCACGTGGCTTGCCACTCGCTACCACGCTCCTCACTGAATTTCATGCTACTCCCACGGGTGGGCATGCTGGAATTGCAAAGACAACTGCTCGTTTATCGGAAAATTTTGCTTGGCCGGGCCTTCGAGATGATGTCGCCCAATATGTCAGTCACTGTGCAGATTGCCAAGTTACCAAATATGAAGCTAAGCGCCTCGCCGGACTCTTATGTCCTCTTCCGGTCCCATTCCGACCATGGGAGGACCTGTCCCTTGACTTTATTACCGGCCTTTCTCACTATCGCGGCAACTCTGTCATTCTCGTCATGGTCGATCGTTTCTCTAAGGGGATTCATCTGGGCATGTTGCCCACATCCCATACTGCTTCCTCAGTGGCCTCCCTCTTTGTTGACATTGTCGTGAAGATCCATGGCTTTCCACGCAGCCTCGTCTCGGACAGAGACCCCCTTTTCGTCAGCCAATTCTGGCAGGCCTTGTTTCGCACGAGTGGCACCCAACTGCGGCTCAGCTCCACCTATCACCCTCAGAGTGATGGCCAGACAGAAGTCCTCAATTGAGTGATTGAGCAATACTTGAGGGTCTTTGTTCATAGACGACCAGGTCAGTGGGGCAAGCTCCTGCCATGGGTAGAATGGTCCCACAATTCCAGTTGGAATGCAGGAACATGGTCTACTCCATTTTAGATAACTTTTGGCCGAAAACCGTTTACCTTCCCAGAGTATATTGCGGGGTCTTCCAAGCTTGATGTTGTTGATTCCATCTTGGTCGAGAGAGATGTCGTCATTCAAGCAATTCGCAGGAAACTCCTGAAAGCACAAGAATGCATGAAAAGGTACGCAGACCAGAAGCGTAGGGACGTGGATTTTAATTGTGGAGAGTGGGTCCTGGTCAAACTACGCCCACATCGGCAGACTTCGGCCAAGGGATCTCAACATACCTCCGGCAAGCTATCCAAACGTTTTTATGGTCCATTTCGGATATTGGAGAGGATTGGTCCAGTGGCGTATCGACTGCACCTACCGGAAGGGGCTTGCATTCACCCTGTCTATCATGTTTCTGccttaaagcaattcaaagGGCCACCAGACAGGGCAATCATGGACTTGCTAGACGACTTTGAGGGTGACCAACCACTCATATTTCCCATTGCCATTTTGAACTCTCGTCGAAAGGATTCAACTCCGAATGCTCCCTGGGAGGTGTTAATGCAATGGCGTGGTTTATTGCCTGAAGAGACATCCAGGGAGAATTGGTCCCAATTATGCCAGGACtttcaccttgaggacaaggtgactCTGCAAAGGCCAGGGGATGATACAGAAGCAGGGGTAGAACAGGGAAAAGGGACAGCAATAGCAAATCAGGAGGGAAACATAGAAGCAGGGGTAAACATAGCAGGAACATTAGCAGATCAGCCCGAAAGAACTAAGAGAAAGATAACCAAGCCCAATTACCTTGGTGATTACGTTTCGTAAATTCAGAGCAAGCCTAGGGATGAATCTTGCTTGAAGGATTGGAGCTGTCGACCTCAGGGAAGCACTGCACCAATTCTGTTAGGATTGTTAGGATAATATTTCATTAGGGGACCCCACAATAGCTCAATTCTGTTATTTTAGCCATTATAAATACCATGTAATGAATAACAAACAAGATCAATGAAGAATATACCATTACTTCTCTTTCCtgtgtcttcttcttcttaggaAGCTGTTGGTACCTCGAAGCCAGTACTAACACGATGAGagattaaaaatcaaatcactcataatgaaaagattaaaaacatattaaattctTACCAAACAAGAACCAAATTGAATTTTGAGATATTTTGGGAgagttaaaatatattctaCGGTAACTAAAACTTTTTTGTGGACATAGTGATGATTACAAATCTGCTGCCAATCCAACTTCTGCGAACCAACTTGCCAAGAATAAAGCAAACAAGGAAAGATAATCACTCAAATATTTTCAGTACGTGCCCCACATATGTCCACATGAATTATTATATGGGCAtgtgaacaaaaatataataaataaagtaaacaaGGAATAGTAGTTACATTTTGCAGTAAAAGCCAAGTCCCATATAAACACATATAATTATGTAACCTCGTGCTTAGATGCATGATTGGAAGTTTATAACAAAATTCAGCCTCAGAAACTGAGTATCAAGGGAAGAACTCCTCAAATGGAGACACCATTAGTGGTCCAAAATTTTACTTCAGAAGCTGACTATTTTCCAGTGAAAAGCTTGAAGGATGTTAAATTTGTTTTGTGGGCAGAGACAGTGAAGATATGGAGAATAGCATTGCCAGTGGCATTGACCCATCTATTCCAGGTTCTCACAAACTCCTCAACTTCCATATATGCTGGTCATCTTGGAGACATTGAACTCTCTTCTATCTCTGTGAGCCAAGGGGTCATGAGTTCCATCTATTTTCAGTTGTTGGTTAGTACATTCTAATCTCTccaatattaatgtttttttttttcatttgagatCTAAACACAGAAAAATGAAGTTACCGAATCCATTAATGTGTAATTTAATTGTCTTTATGCCCAAATGATAATTAACACCAGCAAgtaaatgtgttatttttttcctcttatgAAGCACAGATACGATACATATCCAATACTGTGATACgattatgttaaatttattgGATACAATACGTGTAAGATACATGtttagaaatatataaattaaaatctataaatataataaatatataattctaaTTCTGCAGCTAGATCCAAATTAAAACATACTTCTTAAACATcactgaataaaaaattataaatcattatcatcattaattaatttctattatttacaCATAGAGAGGAACTGCCAATCTAATTCTGGAAATCATTTATAaagagaataattttatttttggtttatcAAGGGATAATGtttctatattatatattatatattatacacGGATTTCATGCAGTTGTATtggattttcaaaaaaaaatgttttaaaagctTGAACACTTTACCAACACATATCAATGAAGTACCCAAAGTATATCGATATACGAGAAACAAATTGAATTATGGATGCTTCATAAGTTTGGGTACACTACTATATATCTTATCTAACTTTAACaacttttttattgtttaatacttaataaaaaatattatcaaaagtcttttgatcaaattcaaaaaatgttgttaaattataaataaatgttactgatattttttttaatattttatcaaatattatatataatctgttactaaaatttaaaaatatcaaaaaaaatttaacaacatAAGATATATGAAACATTTCATaaatatcacaaaaatatattaataacatttattcataattttgtaaaaaaaattaaatgtcgtCAAAAGCTTttagtaacatttttatttagtgttgataaaaaaatattactaaatatcatatttttagtAGTAATACTTCAACAATATCTATATATACGTAAAGTATCCAATTAAGAGTATTAGTATCGTAAACAAATCGAATACGGATAGGCAAAGCAAATTGAAGTATTGGTGTTTCATAGATTTTCTCATATGTGGGGAATCTGGTGTTTTAGTCTATAGAAGAACGaacaattattattgttatcatgGCTATTTTGCCATGTGacatttatttttgattttttaatcttatctaTGATTCATGTGCAAAATTGCAGTTTGGTATGTCATCTGCACTGGCCACACTTTGTGGCCAAGCTTTTGGAGCAGGACAAATTCAATCTACTTGCATTTATGTTCAAAGGTCATGGATTATACTTACTGCCACTTGTATAATCCTCTTGCCTATTTATATATATGCCACTCCAATCTTAAAGTTGCTTGGCCAAGATGAAGGAATAGCTAATCTTGCTGGCAGATATTCTATTCAAGTAATTCCccacatgttttcatttgctataGTTTTTCCCACCCTTAGATTTCTTCAGGCCCAGAGCAAGGTTAAAGTTATTATGTGCATAGCATTTGTTGTTTTGCTCATACAAAATGGACTGCTTTACATCTTCATAAATATATTTGGTTGGGGTATAACCGGCTTGGCCATGGTGAGTAATATTATAGGGTGGTTGTATGCTGGGGCTTTGGTTGTCTATACCATTAGTTGGTGCAAAGAAGAATGGAGTGGATTTTCTTGGATGGCATTTAGGGATTTGTTGGCCTTTGCTAAGTTAAGTCTTCAATCATCTGTAATGGGTTGCTTAGAGCAATGGTATATGACATGCATTATGCTACTTGCTGGTCTTCTAGACAATCCTGTGATTGCTGTTGGCTCCTATTCTATTTGGTAAGAGTATCGACTTCCACTAATTGGCAACTGTTTAGATTGGTTAATTAAAGCACTCAATGTTTTCAggattttcatatttaattgaatgaaacTCTACatggtaatttaaaaaaaaaaaaactgaataaaactctttgttgtttggttttcctcatttatttacttttgtatttttagCTTCAGCGTTCAGGGTTGGCACTTCATGCTGCTCCTTGGAATAAGTACGGCTATAAGGTGAGTGACTataaggttaaaatatatttataattcccCATCAATACTCCAATTTTGTGTTTcatctcttataattttttttcgttGAAttctaataaaacaatatttttaattagattcttgacattttttaatttttaataaattaacaaattttatgtttgatttttaatatttttttcatttgatattatttatttttaaaaagaccgatgataaatgaaaatatttatctaaacacaaaattcacatatttgttaaggattaaaaaaagtgtaaaaaaccaaaaataatttcttttattagaaaacaaaaataaaaaaatatatattaaaaaattaacaaaaaattaaattatttattaaggatCATAAACAAATTTTAGTCTAAAGTAAAAAATACACGACGACAACAGTTTTAGGTCAAAGAAAACTTTCTGATTTAAGACTACAATTCTGGTGCAATATTATGTTAATATATACActattattgattaatttaaggaaaataaatgttagaggttgataatatatttttggtaaTATGTTTACAGTTTCTATAAATAtggcaaaatttaattttactttatctttttttgttgattttgattttataaatatttaaagttttaaaaatgttttttttttaaatcatgtgACATGCATTTAAGTAGACCATATTACTTGTAATCATGGTTGTTAAACTCGTGATTCTACGTAGAATCGTGGAGGTTCCGTAAACTCGACTCGTAGAATCGAatcgtaaactcgtaagagtttaCTCAAAAGGACAGCAACAGAATCCACTACCCAAAAGGCAGCAACAAAACCCACTACTCACCCTTGATGAAGCCAGAATTTCAATTAACAGATAATTTGTCCATGTTCGAAGGACCACCTTAGCATTGCCAGAATTCAACACTAAGCATCGTTTCAAACTTTCAATTAACAGAGATTTCAATTAACAAATACTCCCTTAATTTAGCAATAGAACCCAAAACTCAACACTACAATGAAGCTAACAATAGTCTTGCTAGAATTTCAATTAACAGATACTTCCTTAATAAGCATCATTTTAAACTTTCAATTAACAGAGATGAATTAACAaagctttgagaaagaaaacacCTTAGCGTCGTGGAGAAAAGCTTGGAGCTAGGTCAGGAAATGAGGGCTTTCGATGAGTGCGGGCTTTTAAGTTTCAAACAATGATGAGGAACACCACGACGCGATTAACTCAGCAGTCCAGCACTGCAGCACGACAGCTATGACGACAACCACGACGACGCGAGAAGCTCAACGAGAGTCACTTTGGGGGGTTAGTAGCTTGAACAAGATAGAGTGAGTGAGTGGAAAGAGTCGCGAGAGTCATTTCCGAGGGTTGTTGTACGACGCCGTTTCGGGTTTTCATAAACTCGTGGACTCGGAGCAGACTCGCGAGTCTATCCAAACTCGTCCGAGTCTACGTAAAATCGGACGAGTCTACTCCGGTTTCGATTCTACTTCCGATTTAACTCGCCAACCCTTAGTAAAATCGTAAACTCGTAAGATTTTACGATTTAAATCGAGAGTTTAACAACCATGCTTGTAATCTCATAATGGTTAGACATTTATCTAAATACATGTTACACATTATCAAATCATTAATGAaggaattaaatttataaatatcaaaTCCAACAATGTGGAAGTTGCTTATGATTGTAGCAAAGACTTTTAGTGCAAGATGGttgtgattttaaaaattgaggCATGATTATATCAGGATGGTATATATGGACAGCTTCGTGGCTTTCTACCAAAGACATATCGCAGCCATTGGATGGCAGCATTGGtgcattataatttttgttttgatatccATGTGGTGGCAAGGGTTTATACTTTCTTGTGCCTTGTTTGTACTGTTTAAACCTAGGCACTGGTggtgatatatttttttctctctataaataaatatattttgcttataaataaacaatattttttgcaGATACTAAATTCAAAGTTCCtgatattttatacaaatgaaaaacatatataaacctATATTACTTTTCATGTACTCCTTTCAATtcttatcattaaatatttgttcTTTTCATGTATTCATTTCAATTCTTAACATTGAATATTTGTTCTATGCCCTCCAAGTGTTCGCATCTCCAATGCGCTTGGCATGTCGCAGCCAAGAGCAGCCAAATACACTTTCTGTGTGACCATGTTCCAGTCTCTCCTCCTTGGTGTTCTTTTCATGAATGTTATTTTCTTGACTAAAGAAGACTTCGCCATTATCTTTACCAATAGTGAGGATATGATACAAGCTGTTGCTGATTTAGCATACCTTCTTGGTGTAACCATGGTTCTCAATAGTGCTTCACAGGTCATGTCAGGTGATTGTTTGCTTATGTTCTCCATCTCATGAGTATTCTATTATCATtcattaattcaatttcaacatttatttattgacaTTTCCATAGGTGTGGCCATTGGAAGTGGATGGCAAGTTATGGTTGCTTTCATAAACCTTGCCTGTTATTACATTGTTGGACTGCCAATTGGATATTTCCTTGGTTTCAAGCAGCATTTAGGGGTTAAGGTAAGAATCTTCTTGTTATAGaaaccattatatatatatgacaaattGTAATTAGTGTTCCTAGAgccttgattaaaaaattaatttttttattgaaatatataaaattatattgctGATGACTTTTTATACTTGACAGTATGATCtttgtaataaatattatatcgtTTAATTCCTTAATCAATGTCCTAATAAGACTCATATTTAAAGTGCAATTTGTCTTTATAACTTAAGTTATATATCTTGGAAAAGCATCATGGTTTGATCTCcaacttaatttttatcatgattttccttttctttaaatttacacCTAAATGGTTATGGATTAGGGTCTGTGGGGAGGCACAATGTGCGGCAGTGTTCTTCAGATTTTAATCCTCTTACTGATAATCCGTAAGACCAACTGGACCAAGGAGGTAACCAATTAACTGACATTTATTGAATaagcatttatttttttggcacAGAATTCCAAATTTTTGGAGTGGGTGTTCTATATGCTAATTATCCTATAACAAagttatatttgtttatatacCAATTATTCTACCACTACAACACATATGATCATTAGTAACATTTgtactatttaataaaaataatactaaaaatctttagtaataataaaaaaatattaataaattatgaataaatattattaatatatttttatgatatttatgtGTATAATTGatgttgttaaaatatttttttaatatttttgttttaacaacataggttatatataatatttgttaaaatatcataaaaacatattagtaatatttatttataatttgacaGTATTTTTGAATGTTTCTAAAGGTTTTtagtaacatttttattaagtatgaaaaaaatgttattaaacatGATATGTGTAGTAACATACCAGTTAAGCtattaatgttttgtttttagcATGCATTTATGAAGCGACATGTGAATTGTGATCTTCGCTAGAACTCGTATATAAGTAGCACAGGGTAGATGGAACAAAATATATCACTTGCTCTTGTTAAAATTTTAGCTTAATTGTACTTTTTggtattttattaattgttgttaTCTTGCCAATTTAATCcctctttttattgttttacaaaaaatgatctcttattatttttattgtgaatTTTTGTCCATCTATTAActtgaaatat is a genomic window containing:
- the LOC114367092 gene encoding protein DETOXIFICATION 34-like — translated: METPLVVQNFTSEADYFPVKSLKDVKFVLWAETVKIWRIALPVALTHLFQVLTNSSTSIYAGHLGDIELSSISVSQGVMSSIYFQLLFGMSSALATLCGQAFGAGQIQSTCIYVQRSWIILTATCIILLPIYIYATPILKLLGQDEGIANLAGRYSIQVIPHMFSFAIVFPTLRFLQAQSKVKVIMCIAFVVLLIQNGLLYIFINIFGWGITGLAMVSNIIGWLYAGALVVYTISWCKEEWSGFSWMAFRDLLAFAKLSLQSSVMGCLEQWYMTCIMLLAGLLDNPVIAVGSYSICFSVQGWHFMLLLGISTAISVRISNALGMSQPRAAKYTFCVTMFQSLLLGVLFMNVIFLTKEDFAIIFTNSEDMIQAVADLAYLLGVTMVLNSASQVMSGVAIGSGWQVMVAFINLACYYIVGLPIGYFLGFKQHLGVKGLWGGTMCGSVLQILILLLIIRKTNWTKEVEQTAHRMRIWNVNNFRSDLAENVT